Proteins encoded in a region of the Pseudomonas syringae KCTC 12500 genome:
- a CDS encoding dihydroorotase yields MKLSILGARVIDPVSGLDQITDLHLEAGKLSAIGSAPAGFEPTQTIDATGLVAAPGLVDLNVSLREPGYSRKGSIASETRAAVAGGVTSLCCPPRTKPVLDTSAVAELILDRAREAGFSKVFPIGALSKGLEGEQLAELIALRDAGCVAFGNGLSSFSNTRTLCRALEYAATFDLTVIFNSQDRDLAEGGLAHDGPTASFLGLAGIPETAETVALARDLLLVEQSGVRAHFSQLTSARGAALIAQAQARGLPVTADVALYQLILTDEALIDFSSLYHVQPPLRTRADRDGLREAVKSGVIQAISSHHQPHERDAKLAPFGATEPGISSVELLLPLAMTLVDDGLLDLPTLIARLSSGPAAALRLPAGKLSAGAPADIVLFDPAASTVAGETWLSKGENCPFIGHCLPGSVRYTLVDGRISYSR; encoded by the coding sequence GTGAAGCTCAGCATCCTCGGCGCTCGCGTCATCGACCCGGTCAGCGGGCTGGATCAAATCACTGACCTGCACCTCGAAGCAGGCAAACTCAGCGCCATCGGTTCGGCACCGGCGGGTTTCGAGCCCACCCAGACCATCGACGCTACCGGGCTGGTTGCAGCACCGGGCCTGGTCGACCTCAACGTATCCCTGCGCGAGCCGGGCTACAGCCGCAAGGGCAGCATTGCCAGCGAAACCCGCGCGGCGGTGGCAGGCGGCGTGACCAGCCTGTGCTGCCCGCCACGTACCAAACCGGTGCTCGACACCTCGGCGGTGGCCGAGCTGATCCTGGATCGCGCCCGTGAGGCCGGGTTCAGCAAGGTGTTCCCCATCGGGGCGCTGAGCAAGGGCCTGGAAGGCGAACAGCTGGCAGAACTGATCGCCCTGCGCGACGCAGGCTGCGTGGCCTTCGGCAACGGCCTGAGCAGCTTCAGCAACACCCGCACGCTGTGCCGGGCGCTGGAATATGCGGCGACCTTTGACCTGACGGTGATTTTCAACTCGCAGGATCGTGATCTGGCCGAAGGCGGTCTGGCGCACGACGGTCCGACGGCCAGTTTCCTGGGCCTGGCGGGCATTCCCGAGACGGCCGAGACCGTGGCGCTGGCTCGCGACCTGTTGCTGGTCGAACAGAGCGGTGTACGCGCGCACTTCAGCCAGCTGACCAGTGCACGTGGCGCGGCGCTGATCGCCCAGGCGCAGGCGCGCGGTCTGCCGGTGACGGCGGACGTCGCGCTGTATCAGTTGATTCTGACTGACGAGGCGCTGATCGACTTCTCCAGCCTCTATCACGTGCAGCCGCCACTGCGCACCCGCGCTGATCGCGATGGCCTGCGTGAAGCGGTGAAGAGTGGTGTCATTCAGGCGATTTCCAGCCATCACCAGCCGCACGAACGCGATGCCAAGCTGGCACCGTTTGGCGCTACGGAACCAGGCATCAGCAGCGTCGAACTACTGCTGCCGCTGGCCATGACGCTGGTGGATGACGGCCTGCTGGACCTGCCGACCCTGATCGCCCGCCTGAGCAGCGGCCCTGCCGCCGCGCTGCGCCTGCCAGCCGGCAAGCTGAGTGCAGGAGCGCCGGCCGACATCGTCCTGTTCGACCCTGCCGCCTCGACGGTTGCCGGCGAGACCTGGCTGTCAAAAGGCGAAAACTGCCCCTTCATCGGCCACTGCCTGCCCGGCTCGGTACGCTACACACTGGTGGATGGACGGATCAGCTACAGCCGTTGA
- a CDS encoding aspartate carbamoyltransferase catalytic subunit: MTPLDAKRPLQLNHLGQLRHFLSLDGLPRELLTEILDTADSFLEVGARAVKKVPLLRGKTVCNVFFENSTRTRTTFELAAQRLSADVITLNVSTSSTSKGETLFDTLRNLEAMAADMFVVRHADSGAAHFIAEHVCPDVAIINGGDGRHAHPTQGMLDMLTIRRHKGGFENLSVAIVGDILHSRVARSNMLALKALGCPDIRVIGPKTLLPVGVEQYGVKVYTDLNEGLKDVDVVIMLRLQRERMTGGLLPSEGEFYRLFGLTTARLEAAKPDAIVMHPGPINRGVEIESAVADGAHSVILNQVTYGIAIRMAVLSMAMSGQNAQRQFEQENAQ; this comes from the coding sequence ATGACGCCTCTCGACGCCAAGCGCCCGCTGCAGCTCAACCACCTGGGCCAGCTGCGCCATTTCCTGTCTCTGGACGGCTTGCCCCGCGAGCTGCTCACCGAAATTCTCGACACGGCCGACTCGTTCCTCGAAGTCGGCGCCCGGGCGGTCAAGAAAGTCCCATTGTTGCGCGGCAAGACGGTGTGCAACGTGTTCTTCGAGAACTCCACGCGCACCCGGACCACTTTTGAGCTGGCGGCCCAGCGCCTGTCAGCCGACGTGATCACGCTGAACGTCTCAACCTCGTCCACCAGCAAAGGTGAAACGCTCTTCGACACCCTACGCAACCTCGAAGCGATGGCCGCCGACATGTTCGTCGTGCGCCACGCGGATTCAGGTGCGGCGCACTTCATTGCCGAGCACGTCTGCCCGGACGTCGCGATCATCAACGGCGGCGACGGCCGCCATGCTCACCCGACCCAGGGCATGCTCGACATGCTGACCATCCGCCGCCACAAGGGCGGTTTCGAGAACCTGTCGGTGGCCATCGTCGGCGACATCCTGCATTCACGGGTGGCACGCTCCAATATGCTTGCGCTCAAGGCGCTGGGCTGCCCGGATATCCGCGTGATCGGGCCGAAAACCCTGCTGCCGGTGGGCGTCGAACAATACGGGGTCAAGGTCTACACCGACCTCAACGAAGGTTTGAAGGACGTGGACGTGGTCATCATGCTGCGTCTGCAGCGCGAACGCATGACCGGTGGCCTGCTGCCCAGCGAAGGCGAGTTCTATCGCCTGTTCGGCCTGACCACTGCGCGTCTGGAAGCCGCGAAGCCGGATGCGATAGTCATGCACCCCGGCCCGATCAACCGCGGCGTGGAGATCGAATCGGCAGTGGCCGACGGCGCGCATTCGGTGATTCTCAATCAAGTGACTTACGGTATCGCGATCCGCATGGCGGTGCTGTCCATGGCCATGAGCGGACAGAACGCACAACGCCAATTCGAACAGGAGAACGCCCAGTGA
- the pyrR gene encoding bifunctional pyr operon transcriptional regulator/uracil phosphoribosyltransferase PyrR, with the protein MSLPDPAELIRQMATDLNAHLSKRGISDPRFIGIRTGGVWIAQALLKALNNPAPLGTLDVSFYRDDFSQNGLHPQVRPSELPFEIEGQHLVLIDDVLMSGRTVRAALNELFDYGRPASVTLVCLLDLDAGELPVRPNVVGATLALAPNERIKLSGPEPLALELQDLSTAL; encoded by the coding sequence ATGAGCCTGCCCGATCCCGCCGAACTGATTCGTCAGATGGCCACTGACCTGAACGCTCACCTGAGCAAGCGCGGCATCAGCGACCCTCGTTTCATCGGCATCCGCACCGGCGGTGTCTGGATTGCCCAGGCGCTGCTCAAGGCACTGAACAACCCCGCTCCGCTGGGCACGCTGGACGTTTCGTTCTATCGCGATGATTTCAGCCAGAACGGCCTGCACCCTCAAGTGCGCCCTTCTGAACTGCCGTTCGAGATCGAAGGCCAGCACCTGGTGCTGATCGATGACGTGCTGATGAGCGGCCGTACTGTCCGTGCCGCACTCAACGAACTGTTCGATTACGGCCGCCCGGCCAGTGTCACGCTGGTCTGCCTGCTGGACCTGGACGCCGGTGAACTGCCGGTACGTCCGAACGTGGTCGGCGCCACCCTGGCGCTGGCACCGAATGAACGCATCAAGCTGTCCGGCCCCGAGCCGCTGGCGCTCGAACTTCAAGACCTCTCCACCGCCCTTTAA
- the ruvX gene encoding Holliday junction resolvase RuvX, with translation MVALRLLLGIDYGTKQIGVAVGQAITGQARELCTLKAQNGVPDWDKVQALINEWKPDAIVVGLPLNMDGTPSDMSARAEKFSRKLNGRFGVTVYTHDERLTTFEAKGERMARGGQKGSYRDNPVDAIAAALLLQGWLDEHPELLNV, from the coding sequence ATGGTCGCCTTACGGCTGCTGCTGGGCATTGATTACGGCACCAAACAGATCGGCGTTGCGGTCGGCCAGGCGATTACCGGCCAGGCACGTGAACTCTGTACGCTCAAGGCGCAGAATGGCGTGCCGGACTGGGACAAGGTCCAGGCGCTGATCAACGAGTGGAAACCTGATGCGATCGTGGTCGGCCTGCCGTTGAACATGGACGGCACGCCCAGCGACATGAGCGCGCGCGCGGAAAAGTTTTCGCGCAAGCTCAACGGACGCTTTGGTGTAACGGTCTACACCCATGATGAACGCCTGACCACCTTCGAAGCCAAGGGCGAGCGCATGGCGCGCGGCGGCCAGAAAGGCAGCTATCGCGACAATCCGGTGGACGCCATTGCCGCTGCGCTGTTGCTGCAAGGCTGGCTGGATGAGCACCCAGAACTGTTGAATGTGTGA
- a CDS encoding YqgE/AlgH family protein: MKKVSPSYLKHHFLIAMPHMHDENFAQTLTYIVEHNANGAMGLVINRPQSLTLADVLEQLRPELPAPRHCQDIVIHTGGPVQTDRGFVLHPSGQTFQATVNLPGGISLSTSQDVLFSIADGYGPDQNVITLGYAGWDAGQLDAEMADNAWLTCSFDPAILFDVDSEQRLDAAARRLGINLNLISTQAGHA; the protein is encoded by the coding sequence ATGAAAAAAGTCTCTCCGAGTTATCTCAAGCATCATTTCCTCATCGCCATGCCTCATATGCACGATGAGAACTTTGCTCAGACCTTGACCTACATTGTCGAGCACAACGCCAATGGCGCCATGGGGCTGGTGATCAACCGCCCGCAAAGCCTGACCCTGGCCGATGTGCTCGAACAACTGCGACCGGAGCTTCCGGCGCCGAGACACTGCCAGGACATCGTCATTCATACCGGCGGGCCGGTGCAGACCGATCGGGGCTTTGTCCTGCATCCCAGCGGCCAGACCTTTCAGGCGACGGTCAATCTTCCGGGCGGGATTTCCTTGTCGACCTCTCAGGATGTGCTGTTCTCCATCGCCGATGGCTACGGGCCTGATCAAAATGTGATCACTCTGGGCTACGCGGGATGGGATGCCGGTCAACTGGATGCTGAAATGGCCGACAATGCCTGGCTGACCTGCTCGTTCGACCCGGCCATCCTGTTCGATGTCGACAGCGAGCAGCGTCTGGATGCTGCCGCCAGACGCCTGGGCATCAACCTCAACCTGATCTCGACCCAGGCGGGGCACGCTTGA
- a CDS encoding energy transducer TonB: MTSMANNDLPPELANAGVRPADRLGFTMMIAALIHLAVILGVGFTYVKPEQISQTLEITLASFKSEEKPKQADFLAQDDQQGSGTLDKAETLKTTELAPYQDTKVNKVTPPPASKPVVKQEAPKTAVATTAPSQQKTVAKRDEVKPEPTTKAAPTFDSSELSNEIASLEAELSTEQQLYAKRPKIHRLNAASTMRDKGAWYKDDWRKKVERVGNLNYPEEARRKQIYGNLRLLVSINRDGSLYEVLVLESSGQPLLDQAAQRIVRLAAPFAPFTGDLADIDRLEIIRTWKFARGDKLSSN, translated from the coding sequence ATGACATCCATGGCCAACAACGACCTCCCCCCGGAACTCGCCAACGCCGGTGTGCGCCCTGCCGATCGCCTGGGTTTTACCATGATGATCGCGGCGCTGATTCACCTCGCGGTGATCCTTGGCGTGGGCTTCACCTATGTAAAGCCGGAGCAGATCTCGCAGACGCTGGAAATCACCCTGGCCAGCTTCAAAAGCGAAGAAAAGCCCAAACAGGCTGACTTTCTGGCGCAAGACGATCAGCAGGGCAGCGGCACTCTGGACAAGGCCGAAACGCTCAAGACCACTGAGCTGGCGCCCTATCAGGACACCAAGGTCAACAAGGTCACGCCGCCCCCGGCCAGCAAGCCGGTGGTCAAACAGGAAGCACCGAAGACCGCCGTCGCGACCACCGCGCCCAGCCAGCAGAAAACCGTTGCCAAGCGCGATGAAGTCAAGCCCGAGCCCACCACCAAGGCCGCACCGACCTTCGACAGCTCGGAACTGAGCAACGAAATTGCCAGCCTCGAAGCCGAACTGTCGACCGAACAGCAGCTTTACGCCAAGCGCCCGAAGATCCACCGCCTCAATGCGGCCTCGACCATGCGCGACAAAGGTGCCTGGTACAAGGATGACTGGCGCAAGAAGGTCGAGCGGGTCGGAAACCTGAACTATCCTGAGGAAGCACGACGCAAGCAGATCTACGGTAATTTGCGACTTCTTGTGTCAATCAATCGGGACGGCTCGTTGTATGAAGTGCTGGTGCTCGAATCTTCAGGACAGCCTTTGCTGGATCAGGCCGCACAGCGGATCGTGCGTCTGGCGGCGCCTTTTGCGCCGTTCACCGGCGATCTGGCGGATATCGATCGACTGGAGATCATTCGCACCTGGAAATTTGCACGCGGAGACAAGCTGTCAAGCAACTGA
- the gshB gene encoding glutathione synthase, with the protein MSVRLGIVMDPIERISYKKDSSLAMLLAAQERGWSLFYMEQKDLYQNAGQARARMKPLKVFADPAKWFEFEAEVDAGLEDLDVILMRKDPPFDMEFVYATYLLEQAERAGVLVVNKPQSLRDCNEKLFATLFPQCTPPTLVSRRADIIREFAEQHGDVILKPLDGMGGASIFRHRAGDPNLSVILETLTAHGTQQIMAQGYLPAIKDGDKRILMVDGEPVPYCLARIPAAGETRGNLAAGGRGEARPLSDKDRWIAEQIGPTLREKGLLFVGLDVIGEHLTEINVTSPTCIREIDNAFGTNIGGLLMDAIEKKLQARKG; encoded by the coding sequence ATGAGCGTTCGCCTAGGGATTGTCATGGACCCCATTGAGCGCATTTCCTATAAAAAGGACAGCTCGCTGGCCATGCTGCTTGCCGCCCAGGAACGCGGCTGGTCACTGTTCTATATGGAACAGAAAGACCTGTATCAGAACGCTGGTCAGGCCCGCGCACGCATGAAGCCGCTCAAGGTATTTGCCGATCCGGCCAAGTGGTTCGAGTTCGAAGCCGAAGTCGACGCAGGTCTCGAAGACCTGGACGTGATCCTGATGCGCAAGGATCCGCCGTTCGATATGGAATTCGTCTACGCCACTTACCTGCTGGAGCAGGCCGAGCGTGCCGGGGTACTGGTGGTCAACAAGCCTCAGAGCCTGCGCGACTGCAACGAGAAGCTGTTCGCCACACTGTTTCCGCAGTGCACGCCGCCGACGCTGGTCAGCCGCCGCGCGGACATCATCCGTGAATTCGCCGAACAGCACGGCGACGTGATCCTCAAGCCGCTGGACGGCATGGGCGGCGCGTCGATCTTCCGCCACCGTGCGGGCGATCCGAACCTGTCAGTGATCCTCGAAACCCTGACCGCCCACGGCACGCAGCAAATCATGGCGCAGGGTTACCTGCCGGCCATCAAGGACGGCGACAAACGCATTCTGATGGTCGATGGCGAACCGGTCCCGTATTGCCTGGCGCGCATCCCGGCAGCCGGCGAGACGCGTGGCAACCTGGCGGCCGGTGGACGTGGCGAGGCCCGTCCGTTGAGCGACAAGGACCGCTGGATCGCCGAACAGATCGGCCCGACCCTGCGTGAAAAAGGCCTGCTGTTCGTCGGCCTCGACGTGATTGGTGAGCACCTGACCGAAATCAACGTCACCAGCCCGACCTGCATCCGCGAGATCGACAACGCCTTCGGCACCAACATTGGTGGCCTGCTGATGGACGCGATCGAGAAGAAGCTGCAAGCGCGCAAGGGCTGA
- the pilG gene encoding twitching motility response regulator PilG: MEQHASALKVMVIDDSKTIRRTAETLLKNAGCEVITAIDGFDALAKIADNHPRIIFVDIMMPRLDGYQTCALIKNNRAFKSTPVIMLSSKDGLFDKAKGRIVGSDQFLTKPFSKEELLSAIKAHVPGFVAAEQHIS; this comes from the coding sequence ATGGAACAACACGCCTCCGCCCTGAAAGTCATGGTCATCGATGATTCGAAGACCATCCGCCGCACCGCCGAAACACTGCTCAAGAACGCAGGTTGTGAAGTCATCACTGCGATAGACGGTTTCGACGCGCTGGCCAAGATTGCCGATAACCACCCGCGAATCATATTCGTCGATATCATGATGCCGCGTCTGGACGGTTATCAGACCTGCGCGCTGATCAAGAACAACCGGGCATTCAAGTCGACGCCGGTCATCATGCTGTCCTCCAAGGACGGTCTGTTCGACAAGGCCAAGGGGCGGATTGTCGGTTCCGATCAGTTTTTGACCAAGCCTTTCAGCAAGGAAGAACTGCTCAGCGCGATCAAGGCTCATGTGCCGGGCTTCGTTGCAGCAGAACAACACATATCATGA
- the pilH gene encoding twitching motility response regulator PilH has protein sequence MARILIVDDSPTEMYKLTGMLEKHGHEVLKAENGADGVALARQEKPDAVLMDIVMPGLNGFQATRQLTKDADTSMIPVIMITTKDQETDKVWGKRQGARDYLTKPVDEETLMKTLNAVLAG, from the coding sequence ATGGCTCGAATATTGATCGTCGATGACTCGCCGACTGAAATGTACAAACTCACCGGCATGCTGGAAAAGCACGGTCATGAAGTGCTCAAGGCCGAAAACGGCGCTGATGGCGTGGCCCTGGCCCGTCAGGAAAAGCCCGATGCCGTGCTGATGGATATCGTCATGCCGGGGCTCAACGGTTTTCAGGCCACGCGCCAGCTGACCAAGGATGCCGACACCAGCATGATCCCGGTGATCATGATCACCACCAAGGATCAGGAGACCGACAAGGTCTGGGGTAAACGCCAGGGCGCGCGGGATTACCTGACCAAGCCGGTGGACGAAGAAACCCTGATGAAAACCCTGAATGCGGTGCTGGCCGGCTGA
- a CDS encoding chemotaxis protein CheW, giving the protein MAEPRTAFELLLDMDRRCRSLAAGLPLQEAHQQDWVGIGFRMGEQRFVAPIGEIAEILHEPHHAVMPGVKFWVAGIANLRGRLLPLMDLCGFFGHELAPVRKQRRVLVVEHHDVFAGLLVDEVFGMQRFSQLSLIPQTSQDMDQRMVPFLRGQFIREQAWQIFSPWALVQSADFMDLAS; this is encoded by the coding sequence ATGGCCGAGCCGCGCACCGCTTTTGAACTGCTTCTGGATATGGATCGACGCTGTCGTTCGCTGGCGGCGGGCCTGCCGCTGCAGGAAGCCCATCAGCAGGACTGGGTCGGCATCGGTTTTCGCATGGGCGAGCAACGCTTTGTCGCGCCGATTGGCGAGATCGCCGAAATCCTCCACGAACCCCATCATGCGGTAATGCCCGGGGTGAAGTTCTGGGTGGCGGGTATCGCCAATCTGCGCGGTCGGTTGCTGCCACTCATGGATCTGTGCGGGTTTTTCGGCCACGAACTGGCGCCGGTGCGTAAACAGCGCCGGGTGCTGGTGGTCGAGCACCATGACGTATTTGCCGGTCTGCTGGTCGATGAAGTGTTCGGCATGCAACGTTTCAGTCAGTTGAGCCTCATACCCCAGACCTCGCAGGACATGGATCAGCGTATGGTGCCGTTCCTGCGCGGGCAATTTATCCGCGAGCAGGCGTGGCAGATATTCAGCCCGTGGGCGCTGGTGCAGTCTGCGGATTTCATGGACCTGGCGTCCTAG
- a CDS encoding methyl-accepting chemotaxis protein — protein sequence MSSTDRSRDGARSRTQIILLFVALIVFIMLLFANFAYLNTQSNYDKQYIGHAGELRVLSQRIAKNATEAAAGKTQAFKLLADARNDFDVRWGYLRKGDPATGLPAAPDLIRDELRTVQRDWEGLRKSTDVILASEQTVLSLHQVAATLAETIPQLQAEYEKVVENLLQSRAPAAQVVVAQRQALLAERILGSVNTVLAGDETAVQAADAFGRDASQFGRVLNGMLEGNATLRISQVEDRDARARLAEIAELFEFVSGSVDEILETSPELYQVREASGNIFNTSQTLLDETSVLANSLENLAKRRTVNTVGGYVLGLLALASIILIGLVMVRETNRQLRETAQKSERNQTAIMRLLDEIENLADGDLTVTASVTEDFTGAIADSINYSIDQLRELVVTINLTAEQVAAAVTETQATAMQLSAASEHQALQISAASTAINDMAASIDQVSTNASESSAVAERSVTIANKGNEVVQNTIHGMDNIREQIQDTSKRIKRLGESSQEIGDIVSLIDDIADQTNILALNAAIQASMAGDAGRGFAVVADEVQRLAERSSSATKQIETLVRAIQNDTNEAVISMEQTTSEVVRGARLAQDAGVALGEIEGVSRVLAELIESITDAAHQQAESAGQISQIMTVIQQTTSQTTSGTSATAESIGNLAKMASEMRRSVSGFALPSSKKAG from the coding sequence ATGAGTAGTACAGACCGGTCAAGGGACGGCGCAAGAAGCCGGACGCAGATTATTCTGCTGTTCGTGGCGCTTATCGTTTTCATCATGTTGCTGTTCGCCAACTTCGCCTACCTCAACACTCAGTCCAACTACGACAAACAGTACATCGGGCACGCTGGTGAGCTGCGCGTCCTGTCGCAACGTATCGCGAAAAACGCCACCGAAGCGGCTGCCGGCAAAACCCAGGCGTTCAAGTTGCTGGCCGATGCGCGCAATGATTTCGACGTGCGCTGGGGCTACCTGAGAAAAGGCGACCCGGCCACCGGCCTGCCTGCGGCTCCTGATCTGATACGCGACGAATTGCGCACCGTGCAACGTGACTGGGAAGGGCTGCGCAAGAGCACCGACGTGATTCTGGCCAGCGAACAAACCGTTCTGTCGCTGCATCAAGTGGCGGCGACGCTGGCCGAAACCATTCCGCAATTGCAGGCCGAATACGAAAAAGTCGTCGAGAACCTCCTGCAAAGCCGTGCCCCTGCCGCACAGGTGGTGGTTGCGCAACGTCAGGCATTGCTCGCAGAACGAATTCTCGGCTCGGTCAACACCGTGCTGGCTGGCGATGAAACGGCTGTGCAGGCCGCCGATGCCTTTGGCCGCGATGCCAGCCAGTTCGGGCGTGTGCTTAACGGCATGCTGGAGGGCAACGCCACGCTGCGCATCTCCCAGGTCGAGGACCGCGATGCGCGGGCGCGGCTGGCGGAGATCGCTGAACTGTTCGAATTCGTCTCAGGCTCCGTGGACGAGATTCTCGAAACCTCGCCCGAGCTGTATCAGGTGCGCGAGGCCTCGGGCAACATCTTCAACACTTCACAAACCCTGCTGGATGAAACCTCGGTACTCGCCAACAGCCTGGAAAACCTCGCCAAGCGCCGCACCGTGAACACCGTCGGCGGCTATGTGCTGGGCTTGCTGGCACTGGCCTCGATCATCCTCATCGGTCTGGTCATGGTGCGCGAGACCAATCGCCAGTTGCGCGAAACCGCGCAGAAGAGCGAGCGCAACCAGACGGCGATCATGCGCCTGCTGGACGAGATCGAGAACCTCGCCGACGGCGACCTGACGGTCACGGCCTCGGTGACCGAGGACTTCACCGGGGCGATTGCCGACTCCATCAATTACTCCATCGACCAGTTGCGCGAGCTGGTGGTGACCATCAACCTGACCGCCGAGCAGGTAGCCGCTGCGGTGACCGAAACCCAGGCGACGGCCATGCAGTTGTCGGCTGCCTCAGAGCATCAGGCGTTGCAGATCAGTGCGGCGTCGACAGCGATCAACGACATGGCGGCGTCCATCGATCAGGTGTCGACCAACGCCTCGGAGTCCTCGGCCGTGGCGGAGCGTTCCGTGACGATTGCCAATAAAGGCAACGAGGTCGTGCAAAACACCATTCACGGCATGGACAACATTCGCGAGCAGATTCAAGACACCTCCAAGCGCATCAAACGTCTGGGCGAGTCATCCCAGGAGATTGGCGACATCGTCAGCCTGATCGACGACATTGCCGACCAGACCAATATTCTGGCCTTGAACGCTGCCATTCAGGCGTCGATGGCCGGTGATGCCGGACGAGGGTTTGCCGTGGTGGCCGACGAAGTACAACGGCTGGCCGAGCGTTCGTCCTCTGCGACCAAGCAGATCGAAACGCTGGTCCGGGCCATCCAGAACGACACCAACGAGGCGGTTATCTCCATGGAGCAGACCACCAGCGAAGTGGTACGCGGCGCACGCCTGGCGCAGGACGCCGGGGTGGCGCTGGGGGAAATCGAAGGGGTGTCCAGGGTGCTGGCCGAACTGATCGAAAGTATCACCGATGCCGCCCACCAACAGGCCGAGTCTGCCGGGCAGATTTCGCAGATCATGACCGTCATTCAACAGACCACTTCGCAGACCACCTCGGGCACCTCGGCCACTGCTGAAAGCATTGGCAACCTGGCGAAAATGGCCAGCGAAATGCGGCGCTCGGTATCGGGCTTTGCCCTGCCGTCATCGAAGAAAGCCGGATGA